Genomic DNA from Candidatus Methylomirabilota bacterium:
GCGCCGGAGATCCTTCGGTGGGGGGCGCTCACTCTCAGGCCGGCCCCGCCGCTGGATGCGTGCCGAGGGGGACCGCGGGACGGGACCAGTAGGCCGGAGTCTCGGACAGGCGCGCCGCCGGCCTGACGTGGCGGAGCCGGCCGAACGGCGAGTCGGCATCGCTGAGCAGCGCTTCGAGGGTGGCCGGAGCGGACGCCTTCAGCGCGCGAGCGTGAACTTCTGGAAGGTGTGGCAGCCGTCGGGGACGAGCCCGCGGCTCACGGCGAAGGTCCAGGTCACCTCGCTCACGTAGATGTCGCCCTTCGAGTCCACCGCGATGCCGTGGGGTGCGGCAAAGCTGCCGGGGGCGGCGGCATCGGCGCTGCCCCACCGCGCGAGCACGCCGCCCCGCGCATCGTAGACGCTGACGCGACCGTATTTCGCCTCCGTGGTGGGCCCGTGGCGGCGGGACGTCTGGCCCGGGTGCCACCACAGCTCGGAGACGAATGCGCGACCCTGGGCGTCGAAGACGAGGTGGGTCGGGCGCTGCGTGTCGGTCCACTCGGTGAGGTACTCGCCGTCCGGACTGAAGATCTGGATGCGGTCGTTCTCCCGGTCGCAGACGAAGACGCGACCGTCCGCGGCAACCGCGATGCCGTGCGGCAGGTAGAACTCGCCGGGGCCCGTGCCGGGCACGCCCCATGACCGCTTCAGCTCGCCGGTCGGCGAGAAGCGGTGCACACGGCAGTTGCCGTAGCCGTCCGAGACGTAGAGGTCGCCCCTGGGCCCGACGGCGAGGTTCGTCGGGCGATTGAACGGACCGCCGGGCTGCTTGATCGTCATGTAATCCTTGCCGTCGTAGCCCGTGTCGGACCTCGTGTTCAGCGTCCCCAGGGTCATCAAGAGCTTGCCGCCGGGCGTGAACTGCCGCACGGTGTGGTTCCCGTCGTCCGTGCAGTAGATCGTCCCATCGGGGCCGACGGTGATGCCGTGCGTCCGGTAGGTGAAGAGCCCCTCGCCCCAGGAGCCCAGGAAGTTGCCCTCGCGGTCGTAGACGATGACCGGGTGATCGCCGCGGCAGATCAGAAAGACGCGATCCTGACCGTCCACCGCCACCCCCGCGACGTCGCGATGCACGTATCCGGGCGGCAGCTGCTCCCAGCCCTCGACGACCTTGTATCTCGACGCTTCGGCCTGTGTCATCGCTGATCTCCTATAGTCGGAGCCGGGCTCTCGGCGGTGAGCGGCGCGGCGCGGCGGCCGATGGTGAGCAAGACAGGGAGCCAGACGATCCCGGGCATGGCCGTAGGCTATGAGGCGACAGCGGCGCTGTCAAGCCGAGTCTCAGCCCGCGTTGGGTCTTCAACACCAGCCGGTTACAACCGGACGGCTACGAACGAGCTGGAGCATGGTGGGGGGCCAATGGTGGTCCGTTCCGCGAAGGGCATGGAGCGCGGGGGCAGGGAGCCCGGGAGAGTCCTTCGCGTCCGGAGGAGTCAGGC
This window encodes:
- a CDS encoding peptidyl-alpha-hydroxyglycine alpha-amidating lyase family protein, with the protein product MTQAEASRYKVVEGWEQLPPGYVHRDVAGVAVDGQDRVFLICRGDHPVIVYDREGNFLGSWGEGLFTYRTHGITVGPDGTIYCTDDGNHTVRQFTPGGKLLMTLGTLNTRSDTGYDGKDYMTIKQPGGPFNRPTNLAVGPRGDLYVSDGYGNCRVHRFSPTGELKRSWGVPGTGPGEFYLPHGIAVAADGRVFVCDRENDRIQIFSPDGEYLTEWTDTQRPTHLVFDAQGRAFVSELWWHPGQTSRRHGPTTEAKYGRVSVYDARGGVLARWGSADAAAPGSFAAPHGIAVDSKGDIYVSEVTWTFAVSRGLVPDGCHTFQKFTLAR